The Zonotrichia albicollis isolate bZonAlb1 chromosome 6, bZonAlb1.hap1, whole genome shotgun sequence genome window below encodes:
- the LOC141729332 gene encoding uncharacterized protein LOC141729332, with protein sequence MAISVTPTRDGPSGTAQTAALSRSLQGPPQAPFPPHCPAGNEAAAGLCAGLGGRSLPGGWGCTPHAARFCSASEGEAALGRPLRSRLPLSLGGPLPPASRWPAAGPICSRGRLPLPGTAAADGSGAEAPEAALCQGAPDWLTGLRNGYLLRVRASDWPRGTCNASSEDAGVRVPARCRGAAAAAPGMAARSRRWPQHPPAPGALGPSGQYQQRSRRNICRLLVPLQLAPIAAALLMSQSWQEEAVPQPVTSSEQGFYVKKRQKTKPLFSILFYNTGCQRCKVWQNKRAQAALALPVREASLRPLLPVTA encoded by the coding sequence ATGGCGATTAGCGTTACACCCACCAGAGATGGCCCGAGCGGCACAGCACAAACCGCTGCGCTCTCCCGGAGCCTCCAGGGGCCTCCCCAGGCACCCTTTCCCCCTCACTGTCCCGCAGGCAACGAGGCCGCAGCGGGGCTCTGTGCCGGACTCGGCGGCCGTTCGCTGCCCGGGGGATGGGGCTGCACCCCGCACGCTGCCAGGTTCTGCAGCGCCAGCGAGGGGGAGGCAGCGCTGGGGCGGCCGCTCCGGTCCCGGCTCCCTCTGTCCCTCGGCGGGCCGCTCCCGCCAGCGAGCCGCTGGCCAGCGGCGGGACCTATATGTTCTCGCGGAAGGTTACCGCTGCCTGGAACGGCAGCGGCCGACGGAAGCGGTGCTGAGGCTCCTGAGGCAGCACTTTGTCAAGGAGCGCCTGATTGGCTAACGGGACTCCGCAATGGTTATCTGCTAAGAGTCAGGGCCTCTGATTGGCCGCGCGGTACCTGCAATGCGTCAAGTGAGGATGCTGGGGTGCGCGTGCCAGCGCGCTGCCGGGGGGCGGCCGCGGCCGCGCCGGGAATGGCCGCCCGCAGTCGGCGCTGGCCGCAGCACCCGCCAGCTCCGGGCGCTCTCGGCCCTTCCGGGCAGTATCAGCAGCGGTCCCGGAGGAACATTTGCCGTCTCTTAGTACCGCTGCAGCTTGCACCAAtagcagctgctttgctgatgagccagagctggcaggaaGAAGCCGTTCCTCAGCCAGTGACCTCTTCAGAGCAGGGTTTCTACGTAAAAAAGCGGCAGAAAACAAAGCCGCTTTTCTCAATCCTTTTCTACAACACAGGGTGCCAGAGGTGCAAAGTGTGGCAGAACAAACGTGCTCAGGCTGCCCTTGCGCTGCCCGTGAGAGAAGCGTCTCTCAGACCGCTGCTCCCAGTGACAGCTTGA